From one Burkholderia pyrrocinia genomic stretch:
- a CDS encoding LysE family translocator: MPALPTLFAFGLVSLGMVLTPGPNMIYLVSRSICQGRRAGLVSLGGVALGFVFYMFCAALGITALVLTVPYAYDALRFSGALYLSYLAWQALKPGGRSAFQVRQLPHDSRVRLFTMGFVTNLANPKIAVMYLSLLPQFISPGHGSVLAQSLALGCVQIAVSVSVNALIACMAGSIAGFLAGRPVWASVQRWLMGTVLAGLAVRIALESQR, translated from the coding sequence GTGCCGGCCTTGCCCACCCTGTTTGCGTTCGGACTTGTGTCGCTCGGCATGGTGCTGACGCCCGGACCGAACATGATCTACCTGGTTTCGCGCTCGATCTGCCAGGGCCGCCGCGCAGGGCTCGTGTCGCTCGGCGGCGTCGCGCTGGGGTTCGTTTTCTACATGTTTTGCGCGGCGCTCGGCATCACCGCGCTGGTGCTGACCGTGCCGTATGCGTACGACGCGCTGCGCTTTTCCGGCGCGCTCTATCTGTCGTACCTGGCCTGGCAGGCGCTCAAGCCGGGCGGCCGCTCAGCGTTCCAGGTCAGGCAGTTGCCGCACGACAGCCGCGTCAGGCTCTTCACGATGGGTTTCGTCACGAACCTCGCGAATCCGAAGATCGCGGTGATGTATCTGTCGCTGCTGCCTCAGTTCATTTCACCGGGGCACGGCAGCGTGCTCGCGCAATCGCTGGCGCTCGGCTGCGTGCAGATCGCGGTGAGTGTCAGCGTCAATGCGTTGATCGCGTGCATGGCCGGTTCCATCGCGGGTTTTCTCGCGGGCCGGCCGGTCTGGGCGTCGGTCCAGCGCTGGTTGATGGGCACCGTGCTGGCCGGATTGGCGGTGCGTATCGCGCTGGAATCGCAACGCTAG
- a CDS encoding LysR substrate-binding domain-containing protein, whose translation MRLDGSILGALLCFETAGRLLSFTKTAQAFNLTQSAVSQQIRHLEDRLGYPLFVRQARGLKLTEKGAILLGTMSGALGDINRTLQALGMPNAPLQVSCLPSLALQWLMPRLSEFHRQQPNVSVRVKAEFQLLDRQAMETDDIDVAVRYDPVQYSRLHADAILDETLFPVATPAYLAQHPSFASGESLDGVVLLHDAAPWVGAPEFVEWRTWLHEVRPAWIAHLDGPQFNFSSLAITAALNHQGVAMGRAALVHDEILSGRLVDVFGTHVRAPARYMLLSRNPDDPRTAAFSDWLKAECARFDEARSQWLSSGNGYR comes from the coding sequence ATGCGACTGGACGGTTCGATTCTCGGTGCGTTGCTCTGCTTTGAAACCGCAGGCCGACTGCTGAGCTTCACGAAGACGGCACAGGCGTTCAACCTGACTCAAAGCGCCGTGAGCCAGCAGATCCGGCACCTGGAGGACCGGCTCGGCTATCCGCTGTTCGTGCGTCAGGCGCGCGGGCTGAAGTTGACGGAGAAAGGCGCGATCCTGCTCGGGACGATGTCGGGCGCGCTCGGCGACATCAATCGCACGCTTCAGGCGCTCGGGATGCCGAACGCGCCGCTGCAGGTGAGTTGTCTGCCGTCGCTTGCGCTGCAATGGCTGATGCCGCGCCTGTCCGAGTTTCACCGGCAACAGCCGAACGTGTCGGTTCGCGTGAAAGCCGAGTTCCAGTTACTGGACCGGCAGGCGATGGAAACTGACGACATCGACGTGGCGGTGCGCTACGACCCGGTGCAATACAGCCGGCTGCATGCCGATGCGATCCTCGACGAAACCCTGTTTCCGGTCGCGACGCCTGCGTATCTGGCGCAGCATCCGTCGTTCGCCAGCGGGGAATCGCTCGACGGCGTCGTGCTGCTGCACGACGCCGCGCCGTGGGTCGGCGCGCCCGAGTTCGTGGAGTGGCGCACGTGGCTGCACGAGGTCCGTCCGGCGTGGATCGCGCATCTGGACGGCCCGCAGTTCAATTTCTCCAGCCTGGCGATCACGGCCGCGCTGAACCACCAGGGCGTCGCGATGGGCCGCGCAGCGCTGGTGCATGACGAGATCCTGAGCGGACGGCTGGTCGACGTGTTCGGCACGCACGTGCGCGCGCCGGCGCGCTACATGCTGCTGTCGCGCAATCCCGACGATCCGCGTACCGCGGCCTTTTCGGACTGGCTCAAGGCCGAGTGCGCGCGCTTCGACGAAGCCCGGTCGCAATGGCTTTCGAGCGGGAATGGATACCGGTGA
- a CDS encoding LysR family transcriptional regulator — protein MTLAQLQALAAVVELGSLTAAADRLSRSQSAISHALTELEDITQVKLLWRDRQPVVLTAAGERLWPYVQSVVREAQMLRQQFSLSRGKLEGKLVVASLPSVSLAFVVPALEALKEMHQGVSAVLLEGTDSEVEGWIDDGTADVGIVAGAKTFAHNLPLLDEDFVAVAADGTFDGRKSVSAKHLSAAPFIFSKAGCGPLIADYFARGGAPLRAAFNVVEMRTILAMAEAGMGVSIVPRITLTYTPFDGRVLELSPRLHRSVRLSWNVAGNAVTDEFVRLVDAQRVKAGKAIRTRAKKGR, from the coding sequence ATGACGCTTGCCCAGTTGCAGGCACTGGCCGCCGTAGTCGAACTCGGCTCGCTCACGGCCGCGGCCGACCGGCTCAGCCGCAGTCAATCCGCGATCAGTCACGCGTTGACCGAACTGGAAGACATCACGCAGGTCAAGCTGCTCTGGCGCGACCGGCAGCCGGTCGTCCTGACGGCGGCGGGCGAACGCCTGTGGCCGTACGTGCAGAGCGTGGTGCGCGAAGCGCAGATGCTGCGCCAGCAGTTCAGCCTGTCGCGCGGCAAGCTCGAAGGAAAGCTGGTGGTCGCGTCGCTGCCGAGCGTCTCGCTGGCGTTCGTCGTCCCCGCGCTCGAGGCGTTGAAGGAGATGCACCAGGGCGTGTCGGCGGTGCTGCTCGAAGGCACGGACAGCGAGGTCGAAGGGTGGATCGACGACGGCACCGCCGACGTCGGCATCGTGGCCGGGGCCAAGACGTTCGCACACAATCTGCCGCTGCTCGACGAGGATTTTGTCGCGGTGGCGGCGGACGGCACGTTCGACGGCCGCAAGAGCGTGTCGGCAAAACACTTGTCCGCGGCGCCGTTCATTTTCTCGAAGGCAGGGTGCGGGCCGCTGATCGCGGATTACTTCGCGCGTGGCGGTGCGCCGCTTCGGGCCGCGTTCAACGTGGTCGAGATGCGCACCATTCTTGCGATGGCGGAAGCCGGCATGGGCGTGTCGATCGTTCCGCGCATCACGCTCACGTATACGCCGTTCGACGGCCGCGTGCTGGAACTGTCGCCGAGGCTGCATCGTTCCGTGCGGTTGTCGTGGAACGTGGCCGGCAACGCAGTCACCGACGAGTTCGTGAGGCTCGTCGACGCACAGCGCGTCAAGGCCGGGAAGGCGATCCGGACACGCGCGAAAAAGGGCAGGTAA
- a CDS encoding sulfite exporter TauE/SafE family protein: protein MIHFNLTEGVLVSSLQGLTALDLAGIAVALLLGGMAKGITGIGVPLIAMPILSQFLPIRHAVLLLSMPIILGNIPQALEGGQVLATARKIAAPIAGTVIGNIVGVAILLSLNPAHAQATSGALLIVAATLMLAAPKLNLPDAWQKPVGFALGFGAALMESIASVPGPLLATYLISSGATGRVFTKQIAIILVVSIVTLITTFSGTAHASGADLAISAAASLPAIAGMWLVRPLRDKMSPRIFRMVVLLFVLAAASQMIWKSGVFRHGGSPVTHVDSGQAGKK from the coding sequence ATGATTCATTTCAATCTGACTGAAGGTGTGCTGGTTTCCAGCCTGCAGGGGCTGACCGCGCTCGATCTGGCCGGCATCGCCGTCGCGCTGCTGCTGGGCGGCATGGCCAAGGGGATCACGGGCATCGGCGTACCGCTGATCGCGATGCCGATACTCAGCCAGTTCCTGCCGATCCGGCATGCGGTGCTCTTGCTGTCGATGCCGATCATCCTCGGCAACATTCCGCAGGCGCTGGAAGGCGGCCAGGTCCTGGCAACGGCCCGGAAGATCGCCGCGCCGATCGCGGGCACCGTCATCGGCAATATCGTCGGCGTGGCGATCCTGCTCTCCCTCAATCCAGCGCACGCGCAGGCGACATCGGGCGCACTGCTGATCGTTGCCGCGACGCTGATGCTCGCCGCGCCGAAGCTCAACCTGCCGGACGCGTGGCAGAAGCCCGTCGGGTTCGCGCTCGGGTTCGGCGCGGCGCTGATGGAGAGCATCGCATCGGTTCCTGGCCCGCTGCTCGCCACCTACCTGATTTCGTCGGGGGCAACAGGACGCGTATTCACGAAGCAGATCGCGATCATCCTCGTGGTGTCGATCGTCACGCTGATCACGACGTTCAGCGGCACCGCGCACGCCAGCGGCGCCGACCTGGCCATCTCGGCCGCGGCCAGCCTGCCGGCCATTGCCGGCATGTGGCTCGTCCGCCCGCTGCGGGACAAGATGTCGCCGCGGATCTTCCGGATGGTCGTCCTGCTGTTCGTGCTCGCCGCGGCATCGCAGATGATCTGGAAATCGGGCGTGTTCAGGCATGGCGGATCGCCTGTCACGCACGTGGACAGCGGGCAGGCGGGCAAGAAATAG
- a CDS encoding D-serine ammonia-lyase: MDISQANASIRNRRFRAVRRNRSIARHYSVKRHRGRSVTTTLLPADLLAELQSRRPLLWLNPHAGSPLPQDAPSFDAIAMAEARLARCEPLMAELFPELSATAGKIESPLMPADDLQHALSHPADAHGAWFIKRDDALPVAGSIKARGGFHEVLALAESIAIEHGLLEPAGDRRILASAAARALFAAHTVIVGSTGNLGLSIGVIAAALGFESVVHMSTDAKSWKKERLRKRGVRVVEHDGDYAQAVAAGRSQARNHPRCHFVDDEGSLMLFLGYAASARHLAAQLAASGRIVDAAHPLFVHIPCGVGGAPGGIAYGLGALFGKHVHCFFAEPVASPCMLVQLAAGVDKPVSVYDVGLDNRTEADGLAVAQASHLVSPLMASQLSGVFTVSDEQLYAQLLAVRRTTGVELEPSAAAAVGGPGWLTRSAAGRDYVRRHAIDLRRSTHVIWATGGSLVPPEEHRRFQSHAQALAGAAPGA; encoded by the coding sequence ATGGATATAAGCCAGGCTAATGCTTCCATTAGAAATCGGCGCTTTCGCGCCGTCCGACGGAATCGTAGCATTGCCCGTCACTATTCTGTTAAACGACACCGAGGCCGATCCGTGACCACCACGCTCCTACCCGCCGACCTATTAGCCGAACTGCAATCCCGTCGCCCATTGCTGTGGCTGAACCCCCATGCCGGCAGCCCGTTGCCGCAGGACGCGCCGTCGTTCGACGCCATTGCAATGGCGGAAGCGAGGCTGGCGCGATGCGAGCCGCTGATGGCCGAACTGTTTCCCGAGCTCTCGGCAACCGCGGGAAAAATCGAGTCGCCGTTGATGCCGGCCGATGACTTGCAGCACGCGTTGTCGCACCCGGCCGACGCGCACGGCGCCTGGTTCATCAAACGCGATGACGCACTGCCGGTCGCCGGTTCGATCAAGGCGCGCGGCGGCTTTCATGAAGTGCTGGCGCTCGCGGAGTCGATCGCGATCGAACACGGGCTGCTCGAACCGGCGGGGGACCGGCGGATCCTCGCGTCGGCCGCCGCACGCGCGCTGTTTGCCGCGCACACCGTCATCGTCGGCAGCACCGGCAATCTCGGCTTGAGCATCGGTGTGATCGCCGCCGCGCTGGGGTTCGAATCGGTCGTTCACATGTCGACCGACGCGAAGTCATGGAAGAAGGAGCGCCTGAGAAAACGCGGCGTTCGCGTCGTCGAGCACGACGGCGACTATGCGCAAGCCGTCGCGGCCGGACGATCGCAGGCGCGCAATCACCCGCGCTGCCATTTCGTCGACGACGAAGGCTCGCTGATGCTGTTCCTGGGCTATGCCGCAAGCGCCCGCCATCTCGCTGCGCAGCTCGCCGCGTCGGGTCGCATCGTGGACGCGGCGCATCCGCTCTTCGTCCACATCCCGTGCGGGGTCGGCGGTGCGCCGGGCGGCATCGCCTATGGCCTCGGCGCGCTGTTCGGCAAGCACGTGCACTGCTTTTTCGCGGAGCCCGTTGCTTCGCCGTGCATGCTGGTCCAGCTTGCCGCCGGGGTCGACAAGCCGGTGTCCGTCTACGACGTGGGGCTCGACAACCGGACCGAGGCCGACGGCCTGGCGGTCGCGCAGGCATCGCATCTCGTCAGTCCGCTGATGGCATCGCAATTGTCGGGCGTGTTCACCGTCAGCGACGAGCAGCTCTACGCGCAACTGCTCGCGGTCCGGCGCACCACCGGCGTGGAACTGGAGCCGTCGGCCGCCGCTGCCGTCGGCGGGCCCGGCTGGCTGACGCGGTCGGCCGCCGGCCGCGACTACGTGCGTCGCCACGCGATCGACCTGCGCCGGTCGACGCACGTCATCTGGGCGACGGGCGGCTCGCTCGTTCCGCCGGAAGAGCACCGCCGCTTCCAGTCGCATGCGCAAGCGCT